CATTTTCATAAATTACTGTCAACACCGGAATGAAATTGCAGTTTTCCACCGGAGCTAAATTGCAGACATCCGGTAAAATTTTTTAGAAGCCAACGGCTCCAATTTTCATTCTGTCTTTCATGCGATACGAATCACCCTTCAGGCTGACTACATGCGAATGATGTAGGAGCCGGTCTAAGGTAGCAGTGGCGACCGCATCATCAGCCATAATCTCACCCCACTTGCCAAA
This DNA window, taken from Sediminispirochaeta bajacaliforniensis DSM 16054, encodes the following:
- a CDS encoding ATP-binding protein — translated: FGKWGEIMADDAVATATLDRLLHHSHVVSLKGDSYRMKDRMKIGAVGF